In the Pristiophorus japonicus isolate sPriJap1 chromosome 5, sPriJap1.hap1, whole genome shotgun sequence genome, one interval contains:
- the LOC139264060 gene encoding neuroligin-4, X-linked-like: MSYCTFKTQLLPESDSEFLSADLIRQTDLGLVHGTLEQWDNRSVECYLGIPYAAPPVNLLRFQPPQPHPGWNNTLNATEFGPMCPQELIVFDQMSGKEDCLTLNIYVPYKDIASSRLLPVMVWLHGGAFVLGSGNYKAHVLADFGQVIVVTINYRLGVFGFLSTGDRAAVGNSGLLDQRFAISWIKANIKNFGGNPEAIVIFGQSAGGASVGLQCLSPLNTGLFKRAILQSGVAVTAWATRLDDPSFWAKKLATILSCPVNDSLSLISCLQAKKPVELVKGAIKLHDFNFKFAPTVDGSFLPKPPQELSRNTSLVNRFSYVAGVNSHEGSLAWPQIKKIKSQTNFVNFMSSFLQVPADKVTLVSDTILWEYRDWKDLSNSEFHLQKQALDVVGDSGFVAPLIMTSDFIAKANKAVYIYYFTRHPNASVSPEWVGAGHGDELVFVFGVPIMGGPLVGDEELALSQQIMSYWTNFAKSG; this comes from the exons atgAGTTACTGCACCTTTAAGACTCAGCTGTTGCCGGAGTCTGACTCGGAGttcc TATCTGCTGACCTCATCAGACAGACGGACCTGGGCTTGGTTCATGGGACATTAGAACAATGGGATAACAGAAGTGTGGAATGCTATCTTGGAATCCCCTATGCTGCACCTCCAGTGAACCTCCTTCGATTCCAGCCTCCCCAGCCACATCCGGGATGGAATAATACCCTGAATGCAACTGAATTTGGACCAATGTGTCCTCAAGAACTTATAGTCTTTGATCAAATGTCTGGCAAGGAGGACTGCCTCACGTTAAATATCTATGTGCCCTATAAAGACATTGCTTCAAGCAGGTTGCTACCAGTGATGGTGTGGCTTCATGGAGGGGCCTTTGTCCTTGGCTCCGGGAATTACAAGGCTCATGTGCTAGCTGACTTTGGCCAAGTTATTGTGGTGACAATCAACTACAGATTAGGAGTATTTGGGTTTCTTTCCACAGGAGACCGTGCAGCAGTTGGTAATAGTGGGCTTCTTGATCAACGCTTTGCAATATCATGGATAAAGGCCAACATCAAGAACTTTGGGGGCAATCCAGAGGCTATTGTGATATTTGGACAGTCTGCAGGAGGTGCTAGTGTTGGATTACAATGTCTGTCACCTCTCAACACAGGGCTCTTTAAACGAGCAATTTTACAGAGTGGGGTTGCTGTTACAGCCTGGGCAACCAGGTTGGATGATCCTTCTTTCTGGGCTAAAAAACTTGCCACTATACTATCTTGTCCAGTTAATGATAGTTTGAGTCTGATCAGTTGTCTGCAGGCAAAAAAACCAGTGGAacttgttaaaggtgctattaaGTTGCACGACTTTAATTTTAAATTTGCTCCAACAGTGGACGGTTCATTTCTTCCCAAACCACCGCAAGAACTTTCCAGAAACACCAGCTTGGTCAACCGATTCTCCTATGTGGCAGGAGTTAACAGTCACGAGGGAAGTTTGGCTTGGCCACAAATAAAAAagatcaaatcccaaactaatttTGTTAACTTCATGTCATCTTTTCTCCAAGTACCGGCAGACAAAGTGACATTGGTGTCCGACACCATTTTGTGGGAATACAGGGATTGGAAAGACCTTAGCAACAGCGAATTCCATCTTCAGAAACAAGCTCTAGATGTAGTTGGCGATTCAGGTTTCGTAGCACCACTGATAATGACAAGTGACTTCATCGCTAAAGCGAACAAGGCTGTTTACATTTATTACTTTACCAGACACCCTAATGCATCTGTGTCCCCTGAGTGGGTAGGAGCAGGGCATGGAGATGAACTTGTGTTTGTCTTTGGAGTTCCAATAATGGGAGGGCCACTTGTAGGAGATGAAGAGCTTGCCCTGAGTCAACAGATAATGTCCTATTGGACAAACTTTGCTAAATCTGGGTAA